One part of the Pelagicoccus sp. SDUM812003 genome encodes these proteins:
- a CDS encoding BatD family protein, with protein sequence MRSTCRLLSFITVILSICVSTTWAQNVFWSPSGGTFQEGKGNSLDLVFDGCEPAGELAPPDVDGLSLTFRGTSSSTNIVNGRVTRKVIYSYQAVPNRRGSIEIPSFTVDTDKGDVQVPQARYTVVEATVGSSGAKPEDVFLSRFQLRDGEIYAGEVFELDYYAGAKQDYQLVDLSPPEWETKGLVTNGLKEVQAGSLDLEGQRYTAKAYKARAMATESGILELPGTKQEATIVVGRRRDFLFQEPVYDSFAIESEPFSLEILPLPDNAPPNFSGAVGDFELESRVVPDQVQVGEPVTWTLKLSGEGNWPEGISVPQRTVSNKFRAIQPEIKTEFEQGDLFKGSQSEDIVLIPTEEGVFNFGPLSFSYFDPKQGEYKTIEIPSQRITVSPAAGSPAQPSAPSPAGDAASTFAPPSGAETYDFNLAGENTAKRAPELPQEPLASKTTLPAPRAHLSLLPYTLAAILAPLGVWFILAMIRSVVDDPLRPRRQALRRWRKLTDEATAKGGDALIELQRPWRQALAGYLGLQNTEPSAEEVRLAALQAGNDEFAREFQSLWTLSDQLLYGAKKTSSSDWAALAKRLANAAKCPRYRLGQLFTRQAWMGAAAALCLLLAPATELRADQGADAYESGDFATAEQAWVSSINAEPYVFEHRYNAGLAAAQQQDWGRAWAYWVGAFCLNPHEPRLEWNLKLAHGHTDAYDPVLQSLLEKDGIHRVIRMLSPAGWQRLAIGSLWFAGGFLTLAILTLHLTPSRRSSFLLFLAFALSGTNAYFSKWASSEYGSLSDTDALLVTASVPLNSIPSELDAEQISSAISAGTILRPTRDFLGWLKVTLPNGDIGWIRRENVMPLYGPIDSAPSEQ encoded by the coding sequence ATGCGTTCGACTTGCCGGCTCCTCAGCTTCATCACCGTAATCCTTTCTATCTGCGTATCCACGACTTGGGCGCAGAACGTATTCTGGAGCCCTAGCGGCGGGACCTTCCAGGAGGGCAAGGGAAATTCGCTCGATTTGGTCTTCGACGGATGCGAGCCCGCTGGCGAGCTTGCGCCACCCGATGTGGACGGGCTCAGTCTCACCTTTCGCGGCACCTCCTCATCTACCAACATCGTAAACGGCAGGGTCACACGAAAGGTTATCTATTCCTACCAAGCGGTGCCAAACCGCCGCGGCAGCATCGAAATCCCAAGCTTCACCGTCGATACGGACAAGGGCGACGTTCAGGTCCCGCAAGCTCGCTACACCGTCGTGGAAGCCACCGTAGGATCTTCAGGAGCCAAACCGGAAGACGTATTCCTATCCAGATTTCAACTACGCGATGGCGAGATCTACGCAGGCGAAGTTTTCGAGCTCGACTACTACGCAGGAGCGAAACAGGACTACCAGCTAGTCGATCTTTCTCCCCCCGAGTGGGAGACCAAAGGCCTGGTCACGAACGGCCTAAAGGAAGTGCAGGCGGGCAGCCTGGACCTCGAAGGTCAGCGCTACACCGCGAAAGCCTACAAAGCTCGAGCCATGGCTACCGAAAGCGGCATCCTCGAATTGCCGGGCACCAAGCAGGAAGCGACAATCGTGGTCGGACGAAGGCGCGATTTTCTCTTTCAGGAACCAGTCTACGATTCCTTCGCTATCGAGTCGGAGCCATTTTCCCTGGAGATCTTGCCGCTGCCTGACAACGCCCCGCCGAATTTCTCTGGCGCAGTGGGAGACTTCGAACTGGAATCCCGCGTAGTGCCCGATCAAGTACAAGTCGGCGAACCAGTCACCTGGACGCTGAAGCTGAGTGGCGAAGGCAACTGGCCGGAGGGCATCAGCGTTCCTCAGCGAACGGTTTCCAACAAGTTTCGAGCCATTCAGCCGGAGATCAAAACGGAGTTCGAGCAAGGCGACCTCTTCAAGGGCAGTCAAAGCGAAGATATCGTGCTCATCCCGACCGAAGAAGGCGTATTCAATTTCGGCCCGCTGAGCTTTTCCTATTTCGACCCAAAGCAGGGAGAGTATAAAACCATCGAGATCCCGTCCCAGCGCATCACCGTTTCGCCCGCGGCCGGCAGCCCCGCTCAACCAAGCGCGCCCTCTCCAGCTGGTGACGCCGCATCCACCTTCGCCCCACCCAGCGGAGCCGAAACCTACGACTTCAATCTGGCTGGCGAAAACACCGCTAAGCGCGCTCCCGAGCTGCCCCAGGAACCGCTCGCGAGCAAAACGACGCTCCCCGCTCCGAGAGCTCACTTGTCACTCCTTCCCTACACTTTGGCCGCAATACTAGCCCCGCTCGGAGTCTGGTTCATTTTGGCCATGATCCGCAGTGTAGTCGACGATCCACTACGCCCACGACGCCAAGCGCTCCGAAGATGGAGGAAGCTGACCGATGAGGCGACCGCGAAAGGTGGCGACGCTCTGATCGAGCTGCAGCGGCCGTGGCGACAGGCCCTCGCTGGCTACCTCGGTCTGCAAAACACCGAACCGTCCGCAGAAGAAGTGCGCCTTGCCGCTCTCCAAGCCGGGAACGACGAATTCGCCCGCGAATTTCAATCCCTTTGGACGCTCTCGGACCAGCTTCTGTACGGGGCGAAAAAAACCTCCAGCAGCGATTGGGCTGCCTTGGCGAAGCGATTGGCCAACGCCGCGAAATGCCCGCGCTATCGCCTCGGGCAACTGTTCACTCGCCAGGCTTGGATGGGGGCCGCGGCCGCGCTTTGCCTGCTGCTGGCGCCAGCGACGGAGCTGAGAGCGGACCAGGGAGCTGACGCCTATGAGAGCGGCGATTTCGCGACGGCTGAACAGGCTTGGGTTTCCAGCATCAACGCCGAACCCTATGTATTCGAGCACCGTTACAACGCGGGATTGGCTGCGGCCCAACAACAGGATTGGGGAAGGGCATGGGCCTATTGGGTGGGAGCGTTCTGCCTGAATCCTCACGAACCGCGACTGGAGTGGAACCTGAAGCTCGCCCACGGACATACCGACGCGTACGATCCTGTGCTGCAATCGCTTCTCGAAAAGGATGGCATCCACCGGGTCATCCGCATGCTCTCTCCGGCCGGTTGGCAGCGCCTCGCGATCGGTTCGCTCTGGTTCGCCGGCGGCTTTCTGACGCTGGCAATCCTGACGCTTCACCTCACGCCGTCTCGCCGGTCCTCTTTCCTGCTGTTTCTCGCCTTCGCCCTGTCCGGCACAAATGCCTACTTCAGCAAATGGGCGAGCTCCGAGTACGGCTCCCTATCGGATACGGATGCCCTGCTGGTGACCGCTAGCGTGCCGCTCAATTCCATTCCATCCGAGCTCGACGCCGAACAGATCAGCTCCGCGATCAGCGCCGGAACCATCCTGCGTCCCACCAGAGATTTCTTGGGTTGGCTTAAGGTTACCCTCCCCAATGGCGATATCGGATGGATAAGGCGGGAAAACGTCATGCCTCTCTACGGTCCTATCGATTCCGCTCCCTCCGAGCAGTAG
- a CDS encoding TlpA disulfide reductase family protein has protein sequence MEFLKRHWSTLILIVILAGWLGIRMGTDRCPSCVVTDIAQDAVGDEGSPAAKSEVSRLPKLADWTAIDTDGEVVGSESLKGKVGVLVYWATWCGGCKKEIPDLVALREEFPESKVEIIGLSVDEAHKDLEAFAKAAGINYRIARVTESVDKAIGPVDSIPTIILIDQDGRVQFRHSGLVEKEALAERVRSLLVEKPSNYAGI, from the coding sequence ATGGAATTTCTAAAGCGACATTGGTCTACTCTCATCCTCATTGTCATATTGGCAGGCTGGCTGGGCATTCGCATGGGCACCGACCGCTGCCCGAGCTGCGTGGTGACTGACATCGCCCAGGACGCGGTCGGAGACGAGGGAAGCCCTGCCGCAAAGTCGGAAGTCTCTCGCCTGCCGAAGCTTGCGGACTGGACCGCGATCGATACCGATGGCGAAGTGGTTGGCAGCGAGTCTCTCAAAGGCAAGGTCGGCGTGCTGGTCTACTGGGCGACCTGGTGCGGCGGGTGCAAAAAGGAGATCCCTGATCTGGTCGCTCTTCGCGAAGAGTTTCCAGAATCAAAAGTGGAGATTATCGGTCTCTCCGTGGACGAGGCCCACAAGGATCTGGAGGCATTTGCCAAGGCTGCGGGCATAAACTACCGAATCGCCCGCGTAACTGAATCAGTCGACAAGGCGATCGGCCCCGTCGATTCGATCCCCACGATCATCCTGATCGATCAGGACGGTCGCGTGCAGTTCCGCCACTCCGGTCTCGTGGAAAAGGAAGCTCTGGCCGAGCGCGTCAGGAGCCTGCTGGTGGAAAAGCCGAGCAACTACGCAGGAATCTAA
- a CDS encoding DUF748 domain-containing protein: protein MSASFLVKRPWLKRVIVTALVLFSLYLCFGIWGVPAILKSQLERRGPAMLGREVAVEKASFNPLTLETRLYGLQVSGDGEPLLEVGRASVNPQIVSVFGQIEIKSVELSDVTARVAITEGGSMSFDDVLASLSEMSGEEEQTEPSGEPMRIRISDTDIRNVTIHFRDLSLEAPYEETLVLESLTGANLGTVPMKELETEGVGGDGSAYHWTFDALLRIASGGSLQMEGGALSLEPWSLSVSSSLQGVQLSSLQPYVSETMLAELAGEAGFDLAVDVTMAAEGETAPEIVVTGEARLGRFSLRDESKEHLRFQSLSLSGLMARLSSMEIEIARIGLLDPFLDLTLSEEGTPVLPQMKTSTAATASSSGAGGQAGNLSLKLAEFNAEGGAARFEDRSLESSFSTEFRDIEISIREISAMMRGEELSASALAQVDLSAFDGSLSLSGALASLEEGGDFSVSANGLDVSQFQPYVSEAANALLEKGRIRFDATGSFDLKGSITVTSNADLTDLQVAHLDEERQFFNLASLSIKSARFDGKELAVAEVEVVDPGLSVWQDEEDLNLYRIEKRIQEDFEKQVEVARETTGEEDLSVRLDRFLVRGGGLNFSDSTLVSTLRTRLTDFELLVENLSTDPLQVANFSISTEVDEGGRMKGEGAFQLADPEAQSDLSLTVNGFDMTAISPYWETYLGRKLAKGQFEIVSTYKIRNSQLEGTNSFRIDQLTLGDRVESSEAINLPVGFAISLLKDPSGMISYDGLRVSGDLSSPNVSIGGLILQTFGNLVLKAATSPFKFLAGMVGGSEDLDTIHFDPGSIAISGETRSKVDSLVKILNQRPALRLELIENTKMDEESAYLKKRYARHVLANPDFEPNSVVDLLADYDQSAFQAGLELSYDQLKEQEAQQQIADSRSEIETEQPEVNPKSKADADEALKTREKVNLLTRLARLIGLKRGDDSQKSDQADSGVAQASEAVSAKAEPTSEAPEPTEEPEPTAEEKFAYVLERLDRLELDPEWIRQLGHERMLAVKKALTDDGEIESSRIFIADTAAGDGAMSKSADLVLKLTD from the coding sequence ATGAGTGCTTCCTTTCTTGTAAAACGTCCTTGGCTGAAACGCGTGATCGTGACCGCGCTGGTCCTGTTTTCGCTCTACCTGTGCTTTGGCATTTGGGGAGTTCCCGCTATCTTGAAATCGCAGCTGGAAAGGCGCGGACCTGCAATGCTGGGGCGAGAGGTCGCCGTGGAGAAGGCGAGCTTCAATCCGCTAACGCTGGAAACCCGACTCTATGGTCTGCAGGTGTCGGGAGATGGTGAGCCCCTGCTGGAAGTCGGACGCGCTTCAGTCAATCCGCAAATCGTCAGCGTGTTCGGACAAATCGAAATCAAGTCAGTGGAGCTTTCCGACGTGACTGCCCGAGTCGCGATCACGGAAGGCGGAAGCATGAGCTTCGACGATGTGCTGGCTTCGCTGTCTGAGATGTCCGGTGAGGAGGAGCAAACGGAGCCAAGCGGTGAACCGATGCGTATAAGAATTTCCGATACGGACATCAGAAACGTGACGATCCACTTTCGCGACCTTAGCTTGGAAGCGCCCTACGAGGAGACGCTTGTGCTCGAGTCGCTCACCGGCGCGAATCTCGGCACGGTGCCAATGAAGGAGCTTGAGACCGAGGGCGTAGGAGGCGATGGTTCAGCGTATCATTGGACCTTCGACGCTTTGCTGAGAATCGCTTCGGGAGGAAGCCTTCAAATGGAGGGCGGAGCCCTGTCTTTGGAGCCTTGGTCGCTATCGGTTTCCAGCTCGCTGCAAGGCGTCCAGCTAAGCAGCCTGCAGCCGTACGTTTCGGAGACCATGCTAGCGGAGCTTGCTGGAGAAGCCGGTTTCGATCTGGCCGTAGATGTCACTATGGCCGCGGAAGGGGAGACCGCGCCGGAGATCGTCGTCACTGGCGAAGCGCGGCTGGGGAGGTTTTCGCTGCGCGACGAGAGCAAGGAACACCTTAGATTCCAATCGCTTTCGCTCAGCGGACTGATGGCGCGACTCAGCTCGATGGAGATCGAAATCGCCCGCATCGGTTTGCTCGATCCGTTTCTCGATCTGACGTTGAGCGAAGAAGGGACTCCGGTTTTGCCTCAGATGAAGACATCTACCGCCGCGACGGCTAGCTCAAGCGGAGCCGGAGGCCAAGCGGGCAACCTCAGCCTCAAGCTGGCGGAATTCAACGCCGAAGGGGGAGCGGCGCGTTTCGAAGACCGCTCGTTGGAGAGCAGTTTTTCGACTGAGTTTCGTGACATTGAAATTTCGATACGAGAAATATCGGCGATGATGCGCGGAGAAGAGCTCTCGGCCTCCGCTTTGGCCCAGGTGGACCTGAGCGCCTTCGACGGTTCTTTGTCGCTCTCCGGCGCCCTCGCGTCTCTCGAAGAAGGGGGGGATTTCAGCGTTTCCGCGAACGGGTTGGATGTTTCCCAGTTTCAGCCCTATGTCAGCGAAGCCGCGAACGCCTTGCTGGAAAAGGGCCGTATTCGCTTCGACGCTACCGGGAGCTTCGACCTGAAGGGATCGATCACGGTGACGAGCAATGCGGATTTGACCGATCTCCAGGTTGCCCATCTCGATGAGGAAAGGCAGTTCTTCAATCTTGCCAGCCTTTCGATAAAATCTGCCCGCTTCGATGGCAAGGAGTTGGCGGTCGCGGAAGTCGAGGTGGTTGATCCAGGTCTCAGCGTCTGGCAGGACGAGGAGGATTTGAACCTGTATAGAATTGAAAAACGGATACAGGAGGATTTCGAAAAACAGGTGGAAGTCGCTCGCGAGACCACTGGAGAAGAAGATCTGAGCGTTCGCCTCGATCGCTTTCTTGTAAGAGGGGGCGGTTTGAACTTTTCCGACAGTACACTGGTTTCTACGCTGCGCACGCGGTTGACGGATTTCGAGTTGCTGGTGGAGAACCTTTCGACCGATCCGCTTCAAGTGGCTAACTTTTCCATTTCAACGGAGGTCGACGAAGGAGGCCGGATGAAAGGTGAGGGTGCCTTCCAGTTGGCGGATCCCGAAGCTCAGAGCGATCTGTCGCTCACCGTCAACGGATTCGACATGACCGCGATCAGTCCGTACTGGGAGACCTACCTTGGTCGCAAGCTTGCTAAAGGCCAGTTTGAAATCGTATCCACCTATAAGATACGAAACAGCCAACTTGAAGGAACCAATAGCTTTCGAATCGATCAGCTTACCTTGGGCGATCGCGTGGAAAGCTCGGAAGCGATCAATCTGCCTGTGGGCTTCGCTATCAGTCTCCTCAAGGATCCTAGCGGTATGATTTCCTATGACGGGCTTAGGGTCAGCGGGGATCTCTCCAGTCCCAACGTGAGCATCGGCGGTCTGATTCTGCAGACGTTTGGAAACTTGGTCCTCAAAGCGGCCACCTCACCTTTCAAATTCCTCGCTGGCATGGTTGGCGGAAGCGAGGATTTGGACACGATTCATTTCGACCCGGGTTCCATTGCTATTTCTGGGGAGACTCGGAGCAAGGTGGATTCGTTGGTGAAAATCCTCAATCAGCGACCAGCTCTACGGCTGGAGCTGATTGAAAATACGAAAATGGATGAGGAGTCGGCGTATCTAAAAAAGCGCTACGCCCGACATGTGCTGGCGAATCCGGATTTCGAGCCGAATAGCGTGGTGGACTTGTTGGCGGATTACGATCAAAGCGCTTTTCAAGCGGGCTTGGAGCTTTCCTACGACCAGCTGAAGGAGCAGGAGGCGCAACAGCAGATCGCTGATTCGCGTAGCGAGATCGAGACGGAGCAGCCGGAGGTGAATCCCAAGAGCAAGGCGGATGCAGACGAAGCGTTGAAAACGAGGGAAAAGGTGAACCTACTCACACGCTTGGCCCGCTTGATCGGCCTGAAACGAGGCGATGATTCGCAGAAAAGCGATCAAGCCGATAGTGGCGTAGCCCAAGCGAGCGAGGCCGTTTCCGCCAAGGCCGAGCCAACCAGCGAAGCTCCGGAGCCGACAGAGGAGCCGGAACCCACCGCTGAGGAAAAATTCGCTTACGTACTGGAGCGTCTAGATCGATTGGAACTCGATCCGGAGTGGATCAGGCAGCTCGGTCACGAGCGCATGTTGGCAGTTAAGAAAGCTCTCACCGACGACGGTGAGATCGAGTCTAGCCGTATCTTCATCGCTGATACAGCGGCAGGCGACGGGGCCATGAGCAAGTCGGCGGACCTCGTGCTCAAGTTGACGGACTAA
- a CDS encoding HAD family phosphatase — MISNQTFDAVVWDMDGLIFDTERLSFLAWQHGAKALGQTIDEPMFIRLIGMNAARIKACLKEWLGSSVDVEELTLEASRRYDELIANGPPLKQGAIDCLRFLKSQSVPQALATSSSRRYAERKLGHHQLLDLFDTLVTGDQVAHGKPDPEPYLTAAQRLGVDPERCIAFEDSVNGIHSAHTAGMFTILVPDMAPHDQSSLSKVKKQFSSLSHALPFLQELFTP, encoded by the coding sequence GTGATTTCAAATCAGACCTTCGACGCGGTTGTCTGGGACATGGACGGCCTTATCTTTGACACGGAGCGACTGTCCTTTCTGGCGTGGCAGCACGGGGCCAAAGCGCTTGGGCAGACCATCGACGAACCGATGTTCATCCGCCTCATCGGCATGAATGCGGCGCGCATCAAAGCGTGCTTGAAGGAATGGCTTGGATCCTCGGTGGACGTCGAGGAGCTCACCCTCGAAGCCAGTCGGCGCTACGACGAGCTCATCGCCAATGGACCACCCTTGAAGCAAGGCGCCATCGACTGCCTCAGGTTTCTTAAGTCGCAATCCGTACCGCAGGCACTGGCCACCTCCTCCTCGCGGCGCTACGCGGAGCGAAAGCTCGGACACCATCAGCTTCTGGATCTATTCGACACTCTCGTCACCGGCGACCAGGTCGCCCACGGCAAGCCCGATCCAGAGCCTTACCTGACCGCGGCCCAGCGTCTTGGCGTCGATCCCGAGCGCTGCATCGCCTTCGAGGATTCGGTCAACGGAATCCACTCCGCTCACACTGCCGGCATGTTCACCATTCTCGTGCCGGACATGGCGCCGCACGACCAAAGCTCGCTCTCAAAGGTGAAAAAGCAGTTCAGCTCGCTGAGCCACGCCTTGCCCTTTCTGCAGGAGCTGTTCACGCCCTGA